One region of Cobetia sp. cqz5-12 genomic DNA includes:
- the sfsA gene encoding DNA/RNA nuclease SfsA gives MELEGLYRGRLIRRYKRFFAEVELLEGERAGEVVTAHCPNTGSMRAVCVEGCEVWLSPSDNPKRKLAWTWELIRLPMAPPGADGRREALVAVHTGRANAHVEAALQQASVSVLHDMGLADFARLKRESRVEVLLPGNDTPERSRLDFQMWPKEEGAASIYLEVKQLTLRESDGHGYFPDSVSTRAQRHLASLAALVAAGHRCVLVFCVAHEGIEDVAPAAHLDPAYAQAFAQAQAAGVEVLALGMQITLEESLSDAGQPLWRARLGLTRALPLHDACFAG, from the coding sequence ATGGAGCTTGAGGGGCTGTATCGTGGTCGCCTGATCCGTCGCTACAAGCGCTTCTTCGCCGAGGTGGAGCTGCTCGAGGGTGAGCGGGCTGGTGAAGTGGTGACGGCGCATTGCCCGAATACCGGCTCGATGCGCGCGGTGTGCGTGGAAGGTTGTGAGGTATGGCTGTCGCCGTCCGACAACCCCAAGCGCAAGCTCGCCTGGACCTGGGAGCTGATTCGCCTGCCCATGGCCCCGCCCGGCGCTGACGGTCGGCGTGAGGCCTTGGTTGCGGTGCATACCGGGCGTGCCAATGCCCATGTCGAGGCGGCGCTGCAGCAGGCCAGCGTCAGCGTGCTGCATGACATGGGGCTCGCCGACTTTGCGCGCCTCAAGCGCGAGTCGCGTGTCGAGGTCCTGCTGCCGGGCAATGACACGCCGGAGCGTTCACGGCTCGACTTCCAGATGTGGCCGAAGGAGGAGGGCGCGGCCTCGATCTATCTGGAGGTCAAGCAACTGACGCTGCGTGAATCCGACGGTCACGGCTATTTCCCGGACTCGGTGAGTACGCGTGCCCAGCGCCATCTGGCCAGCCTCGCGGCGCTGGTCGCAGCAGGCCACCGCTGCGTGCTGGTGTTCTGTGTCGCGCATGAAGGGATCGAGGATGTCGCACCGGCGGCGCATCTCGACCCGGCCTATGCACAGGCCTTTGCCCAGGCGCAGGCCGCTGGTGTCGAGGTGCTGGCGCTGGGCATGCAGATCACGCTCGAGGAGTCTCTCTCGGACGCGGGCCAGCCGCTGTGGCGAGCAAGACTGGGCCTGACGCGCGCGCTGCCACTGCATGACGCGTGCTTTGCTGGCTGA
- a CDS encoding Rieske (2Fe-2S) protein — protein MRLPLPSLPIGRSMALTLDDGRPALLVMQPDGLRAFLDRCPHQGSRMLTEDETGDPYMDATGGLILCHRHQACFEPHHGTCISGPCVGQRLTALDIELVHNDASPALLLLWEAAGSGGETREK, from the coding sequence TTGAGACTGCCGCTGCCATCACTGCCCATCGGCCGCAGCATGGCACTGACACTCGATGATGGCCGTCCGGCCCTGCTGGTGATGCAGCCCGATGGTCTGCGCGCCTTCCTCGACCGCTGCCCGCACCAGGGCAGTCGAATGCTGACCGAGGACGAGACTGGCGATCCCTACATGGACGCGACCGGCGGCCTGATCCTCTGCCACCGCCATCAGGCCTGTTTCGAACCGCATCACGGCACCTGCATCAGCGGCCCCTGCGTCGGCCAACGCTTGACCGCGCTGGACATCGAGCTGGTGCACAACGATGCCTCGCCAGCACTGTTGCTGCTGTGGGAGGCCGCAGGCAGCGGTGGAGAAACGAGGGAGAAATGA
- a CDS encoding ChaN family lipoprotein, with protein MSLFRRSLKSSFRSSNESETPERTAGVSRRQLLAGMVASAGGLSVLGTALSSPLAQAAQPANGPLPPLPAWHDPKASHPLLGSILVAEGNRRLSPAALVDWSQAHSMVLLGEHHDNPDHHQLERWLIDALVARRQLGGVALEMLDTTQDAALSLANRTSLAVAGLPDDELQQLLAWNARWPFTDYAPLLRGALDSGAPLASASLSAAQLEASMAAGQPPLALPEAVLRLQREALDEGHCGLLGAERLDAMLRAQLARDQQMAERLEGLAADGATSLLVCGSGHARRDIGVPRWLDGSTLSVALMPVAWDDAGQPLTHLTDYLPESAGAAPAYDLVWFTPATAPVADACEGLRETMQTTVS; from the coding sequence ATGTCGCTATTCCGCCGCTCGCTCAAATCCAGCTTCCGCTCCAGCAACGAATCCGAGACGCCTGAGCGCACGGCCGGGGTGAGCCGTCGCCAGTTGCTGGCCGGCATGGTCGCCTCGGCGGGCGGGCTTTCCGTGCTGGGTACGGCACTGAGCAGCCCGCTCGCACAGGCCGCTCAGCCGGCCAACGGGCCCTTGCCCCCGCTGCCAGCCTGGCATGACCCCAAGGCATCCCACCCGTTGCTGGGCAGCATTCTGGTCGCGGAGGGCAATCGTCGTCTGTCGCCAGCGGCGCTGGTCGATTGGAGTCAGGCGCACTCGATGGTGCTGCTGGGCGAGCATCACGACAATCCGGACCATCACCAGCTGGAACGCTGGTTGATCGATGCGCTGGTTGCGCGGCGTCAGTTGGGCGGTGTGGCGCTGGAGATGCTGGACACGACCCAGGATGCCGCCTTGTCGCTGGCCAACCGCACCTCGCTTGCGGTCGCGGGACTGCCGGATGACGAGCTTCAGCAGCTGCTGGCCTGGAATGCGCGTTGGCCTTTCACCGATTACGCCCCCCTGCTGCGCGGAGCGCTGGACAGTGGTGCGCCACTGGCGTCTGCCAGCCTGTCGGCGGCACAGCTGGAGGCCAGCATGGCAGCAGGACAGCCGCCGCTGGCGCTGCCGGAAGCGGTACTGCGCCTGCAGCGTGAGGCACTGGATGAAGGCCATTGCGGCCTGCTGGGCGCAGAGCGCCTGGATGCGATGCTGCGTGCGCAGCTGGCGCGTGATCAGCAGATGGCAGAACGACTGGAGGGCCTGGCGGCCGACGGTGCCACCAGCTTGCTGGTGTGCGGCTCCGGTCATGCCCGTCGTGATATCGGCGTGCCGCGCTGGCTGGATGGCAGCACGCTGTCCGTGGCGCTGATGCCGGTGGCCTGGGATGACGCGGGTCAACCGCTGACACATCTCACCGACTATCTGCCGGAGAGTGCCGGTGCGGCACCGGCCTATGATCTGGTGTGGTTCACGCCGGCGACGGCGCCAGTCGCGGATGCCTGTGAAGGCCTGCGGGAAACGATGCAGACGACCGTCAGCTAG
- a CDS encoding acyl-CoA thioesterase, giving the protein MNFHTRKWVKPEDLNPNGTLFGGRLLAWIDEEAAIYAIVQLGTSRVVTKFMSEINFVSSARQGDIIELGITASAFGRTSISLCVEIRNKITRERILTIDRIVLVSVDADFKPVPHGRTRITYIEDRFREQAGSNDSHDDGHNDETPQKAPRRRAESASDLKNA; this is encoded by the coding sequence ATGAACTTCCATACCCGCAAATGGGTCAAGCCCGAAGACCTCAACCCCAACGGCACCCTGTTCGGTGGACGTCTGCTGGCTTGGATCGATGAAGAAGCGGCCATCTACGCCATCGTCCAGCTGGGCACCTCACGCGTGGTCACCAAGTTCATGTCGGAGATCAACTTCGTCTCCAGCGCGCGTCAGGGCGACATCATCGAACTGGGCATCACCGCCAGCGCCTTCGGTCGCACCTCGATCTCGCTGTGCGTCGAGATCCGCAACAAGATCACCCGCGAGCGCATCCTGACCATCGACCGCATCGTGCTGGTCAGTGTCGATGCCGACTTCAAGCCGGTGCCCCACGGCCGCACGCGCATCACCTATATCGAAGACCGCTTCCGTGAGCAGGCCGGCAGCAACGATAGCCATGACGACGGCCACAACGATGAGACGCCGCAGAAGGCGCCGCGACGTCGTGCCGAGAGCGCGTCGGACCTCAAGAACGCCTGA
- the metW gene encoding methionine biosynthesis protein MetW, with amino-acid sequence MRNDLAQIHDWIPEGARVLDLACGDGTLLASLKETKQVFGYGLEIDPDNISACVARGVNVIEQNVDDGLANFADDTFDRVVMSQALQVLRRPDRALEEMMRVSREAIITFPNFAYWRHRLHLGLKGRMPVSKSLPHAWYDTPNIHLSTFADFERLCRAQGLKIIDRAVGNGDHEPHPAATWWPNLFGEVAIFRVCRDNCPPDHR; translated from the coding sequence ATGCGTAACGATCTCGCCCAGATTCATGACTGGATACCCGAAGGCGCACGTGTGCTCGACCTCGCCTGTGGTGATGGCACCCTGCTGGCCTCACTGAAGGAAACCAAGCAGGTCTTCGGCTATGGCCTGGAGATCGACCCCGACAACATCAGCGCCTGTGTGGCCCGTGGCGTGAACGTCATCGAGCAGAATGTCGATGACGGCCTGGCCAACTTCGCCGACGATACCTTCGATCGCGTGGTGATGTCCCAGGCATTGCAGGTACTACGTCGCCCGGACCGTGCGCTGGAAGAGATGATGCGCGTCTCGCGTGAAGCCATCATCACCTTCCCCAACTTCGCCTACTGGCGTCACCGCCTGCACCTTGGCCTCAAGGGGCGCATGCCGGTCTCCAAGTCGCTGCCTCACGCCTGGTACGACACGCCGAACATCCACCTGTCGACCTTCGCGGACTTCGAGCGCCTGTGTCGCGCCCAGGGCCTCAAGATCATCGACCGTGCGGTCGGCAATGGCGATCACGAACCGCATCCGGCGGCGACCTGGTGGCCGAACCTGTTCGGAGAAGTGGCCATCTTCCGCGTCTGCCGCGACAACTGCCCGCCCGATCACCGCTGA
- the metX gene encoding homoserine O-succinyltransferase MetX: MPDSLPPDSVGLVTPQTAHFDTPLELACGRRLEQYSLVYETYGELNADASNAILICHALTGHHHAAGYHAMSDRKPGWWDDYIGPGKPIDTSRFFVIALNNIGGCHGSTGPTSINPETGEQWGPDFPLVTVPDWVESQKRLAESLGITRFAAVVGGSLGGMQALQWVLDHPDRVGHVAIIACTPKLSAQNIAFNEVARQAIRSDPEFHDGWYSRVDAVPRRGLKLARMVGHITYLSEHSMGTKFGRDLRQDRLNFGYDVDFQVESYLRHQGDTFSTAFDANTYLLMTKALDYFDPAATAGDDLSAAMAPISCPVLVVSFTTDWRFAPSRSRELVNAMIHAGKSVSYANIDSPHGHDAFLLPGERYEAVLGNFLTRAYDHACGAPATRKPSSTKETRHA; the protein is encoded by the coding sequence ATGCCTGATTCCCTGCCCCCGGATTCGGTCGGTCTCGTCACGCCTCAGACTGCCCACTTCGATACCCCGCTGGAGCTGGCCTGCGGCAGACGCCTCGAGCAGTACTCGCTGGTCTACGAGACCTACGGCGAGCTGAACGCGGACGCCAGCAACGCCATCCTGATCTGTCACGCCCTCACCGGCCACCATCATGCGGCTGGCTATCACGCCATGAGCGACCGCAAGCCTGGCTGGTGGGACGACTACATCGGCCCCGGCAAGCCCATTGATACCTCGCGCTTCTTCGTCATCGCGCTGAACAACATCGGCGGCTGCCACGGCAGTACCGGCCCGACCTCGATCAACCCGGAGACGGGCGAGCAATGGGGGCCTGACTTCCCATTGGTGACCGTGCCGGACTGGGTCGAGAGCCAGAAGCGCCTCGCCGAGTCTCTCGGCATCACTCGCTTCGCGGCGGTGGTCGGCGGCTCGCTGGGTGGCATGCAGGCGCTGCAGTGGGTGTTGGACCACCCTGATCGCGTCGGTCATGTCGCCATCATCGCCTGTACGCCGAAACTCTCGGCGCAGAACATCGCCTTCAATGAAGTCGCGCGTCAGGCGATTCGCTCTGACCCGGAATTCCATGACGGCTGGTACTCGCGTGTCGATGCCGTACCCAGACGCGGCCTCAAGCTGGCACGCATGGTCGGCCACATCACCTATCTTTCCGAGCATTCGATGGGCACCAAGTTCGGGCGCGACCTGCGTCAGGACCGCCTCAACTTCGGTTACGACGTCGATTTTCAGGTCGAGAGCTATCTGCGCCACCAGGGCGATACCTTCTCCACCGCCTTCGACGCCAATACCTACCTGCTGATGACCAAGGCGCTCGACTACTTCGATCCGGCCGCCACGGCAGGCGATGACCTGTCCGCGGCCATGGCGCCGATCAGCTGCCCGGTACTGGTGGTCAGCTTCACCACCGACTGGCGCTTCGCGCCGTCACGCTCTCGCGAGCTGGTCAATGCCATGATCCATGCCGGCAAGTCGGTCAGCTACGCCAACATCGACTCGCCGCACGGGCATGATGCCTTCCTGCTGCCGGGCGAACGCTACGAGGCGGTACTGGGCAACTTCCTGACTCGCGCTTACGACCACGCCTGTGGCGCGCCAGCCACGCGAAAGCCGAGCAGCACCAAGGAGACCCGCCATGCGTAA
- a CDS encoding YggT family protein encodes MGAMGNIGLQLVTILLQLFVYILMLRFLLQLSRADFYNPVTQSVVKATNPLVAPLQGILRPLGRFDIATLAAAFIVVSLVLVAIGALFGGGMLPVGFIALTALGTILDSIINIYFFALIAMIILSWVAPQANHPGAILVHQLVDPIMKPVRKVIPSIGMLDLSPIFVFIALNLVGSLINQTLPSLGMLRSAFS; translated from the coding sequence ATGGGTGCTATGGGTAATATCGGACTTCAGCTGGTCACCATCCTGCTGCAACTGTTTGTCTACATTCTGATGCTGCGCTTCCTGCTGCAGCTGTCCCGCGCGGACTTCTACAACCCGGTCACCCAGTCAGTGGTCAAGGCGACCAACCCGCTAGTGGCCCCGTTGCAGGGCATCCTGCGCCCGCTGGGTCGCTTCGACATCGCCACCTTGGCCGCGGCCTTCATCGTCGTCAGCCTGGTGCTGGTCGCGATCGGCGCCCTGTTCGGTGGCGGCATGCTGCCGGTTGGTTTCATCGCGCTGACGGCGCTGGGCACCATTCTCGACAGCATCATCAACATCTACTTCTTCGCGCTGATCGCGATGATCATCCTGTCGTGGGTCGCACCGCAGGCCAACCACCCGGGCGCCATCCTGGTCCACCAGCTGGTCGATCCGATCATGAAGCCGGTGCGCAAGGTGATCCCGTCGATCGGCATGCTCGATCTGTCGCCGATCTTCGTGTTCATCGCACTCAATCTGGTCGGCAGCCTGATCAACCAGACCCTGCCGTCACTGGGCATGCTGCGCAGCGCCTTCAGTTAA
- the proC gene encoding pyrroline-5-carboxylate reductase, protein MTHQSTATPRTIAFIGAGNMASAIFGGMVDAGYPADRIIATARSRETLDALEQRYGVSTTQDNAYAVSQADVVVLGVKPQMMHDVCQALTPAVQNRKPLIVSVAAGITCDSLERWLGGDLTIIRCMPNTPSLVGVGASGLYATAQVTEEQRGLMDEMLTAVGIVEWVEEEGLLEAVTGISGSGPAYFFLFIESLEAAGIELGLNAETARRLAIQTARGAAEMAFSSEHEPAELRRRVCSPNGTTERAINSFEEDGLRDIVERAAKASSVRAAELARELDR, encoded by the coding sequence ATGACGCACCAGAGCACCGCTACACCGCGCACCATCGCCTTCATCGGCGCCGGCAACATGGCCAGTGCCATCTTCGGCGGCATGGTCGATGCCGGCTATCCCGCGGACCGCATCATCGCCACGGCTCGCTCGCGCGAGACACTGGATGCCCTCGAGCAGCGCTATGGCGTGAGCACGACCCAGGACAACGCCTACGCCGTCTCGCAAGCCGATGTGGTGGTGCTGGGCGTCAAGCCGCAGATGATGCATGACGTCTGCCAGGCACTGACCCCTGCGGTGCAGAACCGCAAGCCGCTGATCGTCTCGGTCGCGGCCGGCATCACCTGCGACAGCCTCGAGCGCTGGCTGGGCGGCGACCTCACCATCATCCGCTGCATGCCCAACACGCCGTCACTGGTCGGTGTCGGTGCCAGCGGTCTCTATGCCACCGCCCAGGTGACGGAGGAGCAACGCGGCTTGATGGATGAGATGCTGACTGCGGTCGGTATCGTCGAGTGGGTCGAGGAAGAAGGTCTGCTGGAAGCCGTCACCGGCATTTCCGGCTCCGGCCCGGCCTACTTCTTCCTGTTCATCGAGTCACTCGAAGCGGCAGGCATCGAGCTGGGACTGAACGCCGAGACCGCGCGCCGCCTGGCGATCCAGACCGCCCGCGGTGCCGCCGAGATGGCCTTCTCCAGCGAGCATGAGCCTGCCGAGCTGCGCCGTCGCGTGTGCTCGCCGAATGGCACCACGGAGCGCGCCATCAACAGCTTCGAGGAGGATGGGCTGCGCGATATCGTCGAGCGCGCCGCCAAGGCCTCCAGCGTGCGCGCCGCCGAGCTTGCCCGCGAGCTGGATCGCTGA
- a CDS encoding YggS family pyridoxal phosphate-dependent enzyme yields MTAVPDDEACVTQCILEARARLEKALQTSKRNADSAQVLAVSKTKPATLVRAAWQSGQRAFGENYLQEALDKQQALSDLTDIEWHFIGPIQSNKTRAIAEHFAWVHTVEREKIARRLSEQRPDELGALDVCLQVNISGEASKAGVAPQELLALAETVIALPGLRLRGLMAIPAPCAADASEAERRAPFRQLRELLERLQTRFPATSYPQARLDTLSMGMSADLEAAVAEGATLVRLGTAIFGARDYSHVH; encoded by the coding sequence ATGACCGCAGTCCCCGACGACGAAGCTTGTGTTACCCAGTGTATCCTAGAGGCCCGCGCGCGGCTGGAAAAGGCATTGCAGACAAGTAAACGCAACGCTGATTCGGCGCAAGTGCTGGCCGTCAGCAAGACCAAACCCGCCACGCTGGTGCGCGCAGCCTGGCAATCCGGCCAGCGGGCCTTCGGCGAGAACTACCTGCAGGAAGCGCTGGACAAGCAGCAGGCGCTGTCGGACCTCACCGATATCGAATGGCATTTCATCGGCCCCATCCAGTCCAACAAGACGCGCGCCATTGCCGAGCACTTCGCCTGGGTGCATACCGTGGAACGCGAGAAGATCGCACGTCGCCTGAGCGAGCAGCGCCCCGATGAGCTTGGCGCGCTCGATGTCTGCCTGCAGGTCAATATCTCCGGCGAAGCCTCCAAGGCTGGCGTGGCACCGCAGGAATTGCTGGCGCTGGCCGAGACGGTGATCGCGCTGCCCGGGCTGCGCCTGCGCGGCCTGATGGCGATTCCGGCTCCCTGCGCCGCCGATGCCAGTGAGGCCGAGCGCCGAGCGCCCTTCCGCCAGCTGCGCGAGCTGCTGGAGCGACTGCAGACACGCTTCCCCGCCACCAGCTACCCGCAGGCCCGGCTCGATACGCTCTCGATGGGCATGAGCGCGGATCTTGAGGCCGCCGTCGCCGAAGGTGCGACACTGGTACGCCTCGGCACTGCCATCTTCGGCGCACGTGACTATTCCCACGTCCACTGA
- a CDS encoding type IV pilus twitching motility protein PilT, whose product MDITELLAFSAKQNASDLHLSAGLPPMIRVDGDVRRINVPSMDDKQVRALIYEIMNDKQRRDFEEFLETDFSFEVPGVSRFRVNAFHQGRGAGAVFRTIPSEVLTMEDLGLGEAFRKMCMLPRGLILVTGPTGSGKSTTLAAMVDYINENKYDHILTIEDPVEFVHQSKRCLVNQREVHRDTHGFAPALRSALREDPDVILVGELRDLETIRLALTAAETGHLVFGTLHTTSATKTVDRIIDVFPGEEKSMVRSMLSESLQGVIAQTLLKKVGGGRVAAHEIMIATPAIRNLIREDKVAQMYSSIQTGGALGMQTLDAALTRLLAEGLVTNEDAQAKAKGLLS is encoded by the coding sequence ATGGATATTACCGAACTGCTGGCTTTTTCGGCAAAACAGAACGCGTCGGATCTTCACCTGTCCGCAGGTTTGCCACCGATGATTCGTGTCGACGGTGATGTGCGGCGCATCAATGTGCCGTCAATGGATGACAAGCAGGTGCGCGCGCTGATCTACGAGATCATGAACGACAAGCAGCGCCGTGACTTCGAGGAGTTCCTCGAGACCGATTTCTCCTTCGAGGTGCCGGGCGTCTCGCGCTTTCGTGTCAACGCCTTCCATCAGGGGCGTGGCGCGGGGGCCGTCTTCCGTACCATCCCCTCGGAAGTGCTGACGATGGAGGATCTGGGGCTCGGTGAAGCCTTCCGCAAGATGTGCATGCTGCCGCGTGGCCTGATTCTTGTCACCGGACCGACTGGCTCCGGTAAATCCACCACGCTGGCGGCGATGGTCGATTACATCAACGAGAACAAGTACGACCACATCCTCACCATCGAGGACCCGGTGGAATTCGTGCACCAGTCCAAGCGCTGTCTGGTCAACCAGCGTGAAGTGCACCGTGACACCCACGGCTTCGCGCCCGCGCTGCGTTCGGCGCTGCGTGAAGACCCGGATGTCATTCTGGTCGGCGAGCTGCGGGATCTCGAGACCATCCGTCTGGCACTGACCGCGGCCGAGACGGGCCACCTGGTGTTCGGCACCCTGCACACCACCTCCGCGACCAAGACCGTCGACCGTATCATCGATGTCTTCCCCGGCGAGGAGAAGTCGATGGTGCGCTCGATGCTGTCCGAGTCCTTGCAGGGTGTCATCGCCCAGACACTGCTCAAGAAAGTTGGCGGTGGCAGGGTGGCGGCTCACGAGATCATGATCGCGACGCCTGCCATCCGTAACCTGATCCGCGAGGACAAGGTGGCGCAGATGTATTCCTCCATCCAGACCGGTGGCGCCCTGGGCATGCAGACATTGGATGCAGCGCTGACGCGTCTGCTGGCGGAAGGGCTGGTGACCAATGAAGATGCTCAGGCGAAAGCCAAGGGCTTGTTGAGCTGA
- a CDS encoding PilT/PilU family type 4a pilus ATPase gives MTPHEWLHELLQLMVSKGSSDLFISTGTPPQMKVNGRMVALGDKKLGVDQVRELVLAPMSDMQRERFEEEREANFAHSLPGVGRFRISAFYQRSQMGMVIRRIQLSIPSLEELRLPEIIKGLSETKRGLVIFVGGTGAGKSTSLAAMIQHRNQTSSGHIICIEDPIEYIHPHQRSIVTQREVGIDTESFEVALRNTLRQAPDVIMIGEIRSRETMEHALTFAETGHLCLATLHANNANQALDRIIHFFPEERHEQVWMDLSLNLKGIVAQQLLPHRSGNTTQRVPAIEVMLRSPLIVDLIRKGAVVEIKDVMKRSQQQGMMTFDQSLYALHQQGLITEEVALAHADSANDLRLMIKFGDSDSAQEAQLDVLNAASRFSLQGDDD, from the coding sequence ATGACTCCTCATGAATGGCTGCATGAACTTCTGCAGTTGATGGTCAGCAAGGGCAGCTCGGACCTGTTCATCTCCACCGGCACGCCGCCGCAGATGAAGGTCAATGGCCGCATGGTGGCGCTGGGTGACAAGAAGCTGGGTGTCGATCAGGTGAGAGAGCTGGTGCTCGCGCCGATGAGTGACATGCAGCGTGAGCGCTTCGAGGAAGAGCGCGAGGCCAACTTCGCGCATAGTCTGCCGGGAGTCGGGCGCTTCAGGATCAGTGCCTTCTACCAGCGTAGCCAGATGGGCATGGTGATTCGCCGTATCCAGCTGTCAATTCCCAGCCTGGAAGAGTTGCGGCTACCGGAGATCATCAAGGGGCTTTCCGAGACCAAGCGTGGTCTGGTGATCTTCGTCGGCGGTACCGGCGCCGGCAAGTCGACCTCGCTGGCAGCGATGATCCAGCACCGCAACCAGACCTCGAGCGGGCATATCATCTGTATCGAAGACCCGATCGAGTATATCCACCCTCACCAGCGCTCCATCGTGACGCAGCGTGAAGTGGGGATCGATACCGAGTCCTTCGAGGTGGCACTGCGCAATACGCTGCGTCAGGCGCCGGACGTGATCATGATCGGTGAGATCCGCTCGCGTGAGACCATGGAACACGCGCTGACCTTCGCCGAGACAGGCCACCTGTGTCTTGCGACGTTGCATGCCAACAATGCCAACCAGGCCCTGGATCGCATCATCCACTTCTTCCCGGAGGAGCGTCATGAGCAGGTGTGGATGGATCTATCGCTGAACCTCAAGGGCATCGTGGCCCAGCAGCTGTTGCCTCACAGGAGTGGCAATACCACCCAGCGCGTGCCGGCCATTGAGGTGATGCTGCGTTCGCCGCTGATCGTCGACCTGATCCGCAAGGGCGCGGTGGTCGAGATCAAGGACGTCATGAAGCGCTCGCAGCAGCAGGGCATGATGACATTTGATCAATCGTTGTATGCCTTGCATCAGCAGGGCTTGATCACTGAGGAGGTGGCATTGGCGCATGCCGATTCCGCCAATGACCTGCGCCTGATGATCAAGTTCGGCGATTCCGATAGCGCCCAGGAAGCCCAGCTGGATGTCCTGAATGCCGCCAGTCGCTTCTCGCTGCAGGGGGATGACGACTGA
- a CDS encoding anhydro-N-acetylmuramic acid kinase yields MALYLGLMTGTSLDGLDIALLDIVPSSPDHERIRFIDGLDLPLPETLRTRLWQLMHCDEACFADLAAAEKALAELAASAVTRLLTRQQLTAENVAAIGSHGQTIEHRPYGFSDQPCHTPYTLQLDNPSLLAELCGIPVVADFRRRDLAAGGQAAPLAPAFHAALFSQPDQWHGLLNLGGIANLTLLPPQDSTADVIGFDTGPANCLLDAWHARHRGTAVDQDGQWAASGRVIPDLLERLLSADYFRRPLPKSTGREDFHLDWLAQHLTGDESPADVQATLLSLTVESIAQSLEQTGVSLAALTPCGGGARNGTLLTQLEQRLAQGEQATPLVSCADMGWNADLLEASAFAWLAARRVLERPGNLPSVTGASGPRVLGGLYAR; encoded by the coding sequence ATGGCGCTCTACCTTGGCTTGATGACCGGCACCAGCCTGGACGGACTCGATATCGCCTTGCTCGATATCGTCCCCTCCTCGCCAGACCACGAACGGATTCGCTTCATTGATGGGCTCGATCTGCCGCTGCCCGAGACACTGCGGACTCGCCTCTGGCAGCTGATGCATTGCGATGAGGCATGCTTCGCGGATCTCGCCGCCGCCGAGAAGGCGTTGGCCGAACTGGCCGCCAGCGCAGTGACGCGCTTGCTGACCCGCCAACAACTGACTGCAGAAAATGTCGCAGCCATTGGCAGCCATGGCCAGACCATCGAGCATCGTCCCTATGGCTTCAGCGATCAGCCATGCCACACACCCTACACTTTGCAGCTCGACAACCCCAGCCTGCTGGCCGAGCTGTGCGGCATCCCTGTAGTTGCTGACTTCCGCCGCCGTGATCTGGCCGCCGGCGGTCAGGCGGCCCCGCTGGCACCCGCCTTCCACGCAGCCCTGTTCAGCCAGCCAGACCAATGGCATGGGCTGCTCAACCTGGGCGGCATCGCAAACCTGACGCTACTTCCCCCTCAGGACTCCACGGCTGACGTCATCGGCTTCGATACCGGCCCAGCAAACTGCCTGCTGGACGCCTGGCATGCCCGTCATCGTGGTACCGCGGTGGATCAGGATGGTCAATGGGCCGCCAGCGGCAGGGTGATTCCTGACTTGCTCGAGAGATTGCTGTCGGCCGATTACTTTCGCCGACCGCTCCCCAAGAGCACTGGCCGCGAAGACTTCCATCTCGACTGGCTGGCACAGCACCTGACCGGCGACGAGTCACCGGCCGACGTGCAGGCCACACTTCTGAGCCTGACCGTCGAGAGCATCGCGCAGTCACTGGAGCAGACCGGCGTATCACTGGCCGCACTGACTCCCTGCGGTGGCGGGGCACGCAATGGCACCCTGCTCACGCAGCTGGAGCAGCGCCTGGCGCAAGGCGAGCAGGCGACTCCCCTCGTGTCCTGCGCTGACATGGGATGGAACGCAGACCTGCTCGAAGCCAGCGCCTTTGCCTGGCTGGCGGCGCGCAGAGTACTGGAGCGCCCCGGCAACCTGCCCAGCGTCACCGGTGCAAGCGGCCCGAGAGTATTGGGCGGTCTCTACGCTCGCTGA